Part of the Nitrospirota bacterium genome, CATCCGAGGAGGGGCCATACTCGATGGGCGAACGCAGGGCGTGACAGTCTGGCAGGCGGTCACGTCCGAGTCGCGGCAGGGGAGCGACCTTGAGCGTCAGCACAAAACGGTTGTCATAGTTCTACATCTCCACTCGTAACCCAAACATACCAGCGTAGTTGTTGAACTGGTTGTTCCCGACCATGGCGCGAAAATTCACGAACGGTTGCCAGCCATTGGGCAAGACCATCATAAGCCCGGTCCCGACATTGAAATAGTTTCTGACAGGAACATCGTTCTGAAAGCGAAACTTGGTGGGAGTAGGACTGAGGTCTTCAACATACTGCACATTCAGGAAGCGTTGGGAATTTGCGAATTCATGGATGAAATCAGCATTGACCTGCGGCACCAGCACGCCCATCCCTGTGCTGATTGCAGCCTGGCCTTGCATACCGACCACACTCTGGAGTGAGTTCACATATTGATCGTCGTATTTGAGTTCAAGCCCGGTTGAACCACGTTCTTCAAAATTGTGAATATGCGTGTGACTGTAGTTGATACCTAGGCGAGGCCCGACAGTGAACATTCCGATCGGATGGTCATATCCGGTGACCATGCCCATCCTGAAGACATCACTATTCGAATTGCTGGATGAAAAGCCTGCCACGGCGATATTAGACAGGGTCAAACTGTTCCGGCGATCGACCAAGTAGCTGTTGCGCCCATATCCTCCGGTCACCTGGACGAAGGTGCGATCGGTCGGGAGGTATTGGCCGAAAAATGTCCAGTCGGAACCGTTCGTGCTGAAGTTTCCGCCCTGCCGAAAATCCCCGGTCGTGTTCGAGTATGAATACGCGACCCCGGCAGTAAACTGCCTGGAGAAACGATAATCACCGCCCACAGTAAATCCCAAGATGGACGACCGGTATCCTTCCTGAAAGTTCCCATCGTTGCGGCTGAGCGACTCAACGAGGCCTGAGGCAAACAGGCCCAATCCCTTCCACCGTTCGCTGCTCATGCCGAACATTCCACCGGACTGGCCCCCCATCGGTTGTGAAGGAGAGGTCATCCCCATGCCCCCAAGCAGACCGGGCATAAGCGCTCCGAAAGGGTTCGCCACCATCGCGGACGCATGCTTCTGTCCGGAAGACTGATCCTCATCCCTGGTCTCGTCCAGGCGCTGCAAAATTGAACGGTTCAAGATTGATGCTGCTGAGGCCTGGACAGAGGCAGCTCCACCGCCGCCAGCTCCCTGGGCCACCCCGCCGGCCGTACAGATCGCATTGAGGTTCGCTCCATAGGGGCCTCCTCCAGAAAGTCCTGCGCAATTCCCTGCCAGCAGGCCTCGGTTCTGTTGATTCAGTGTTTGCGCATACGCAGGGCTTTGCATGAGGACAATAGCTACCAGCACAAGTAGTACTCGCTCGATCCATCTCACCATGCTCATTCCTCCTTGCGTTGGTACTAGATCAGTCCTCATCGGTCCTGCTCCATCAACCCATCTGCCTAATGTGTTCGTTAAGTCGCTTGCTATGCTGACGTAGTTCAGGTATTGGCCAGACAGTCTTTCCCCTGAAGACCCCTTGGCGCGGCGGCCCATTATAGGTACACTGTCAGCCGCCTGCAATGGGATGTCCTTGTTTTTGGTTAAGGAACTTGCTTCTTCAATGAACATTTCCGCACAACTCCACGACGAACCACTAACGAAGCTTCTGGGGCGATCCTACGAGATGAGCACCATGTTTAAGGGAATACCCATCTCCTTCCTATCGGTGGCGATTCTTCTTATGGTCGTGCTGTCGGCTTGCGCCTCGGATCCGCCCCCTGTTGATTCGGTATCTGCTGTGACCGGAGCGGTGAATGGACCGGGGAGTCCGGACGCCTATGAGGTGGTTGATTGTCTTCTGCCAGGACAGATTCGACAGCTCGGTACGAGAACGACCTATGTGACGGAACGTCGGCCAGCCCGGACGACCAAGGAGGATTGTGTCATTCGTGGCGGCGAATATGTGGCAGTCGATCGCGCCGATTATCAATCCGCCCTTAAAGTATGGCTCAGCGAAGCTCAGAAGGGATTGGCTGACGCCCAATATTACACCGCGACGATATACGAAAAAGGCCAAGGCACAGCTCCGGATTATCAACAGGCGGCCGAGTGGTACCGCAAAGCTGCCGAGCAGAACGACAAGCGCGCCGCCATCGGTCTCGGTCGCCTCTATGAACAGGGGCTTGGAGTGCAGAAAGATCCGGCGCAAGCCTTCACATGGTTTGCGAAAGCCTCCGGCCTCAACGACGGGGCCTTGGCCCTGCTCGTCCACAAACAAGCGCCCACTGCACAGGCCACGAAACGCACTCGTGAACTCGAGCAGGCACTTGCGGGGAAGGATCAAGAAATTAAGAAATTGAGTGGCGAGCTGCGTGACGTGCAGAAAGAGGTCGCCGCCCTGCAGACCACGGTGAAGGAACGCACCAGCCAGATGCAGCAAGAGCGGACAACGCTCACTCAAAATGAGCAGCGGTATCAGACATTGCAGGCCGACCTCGCTCTCCTCCGTGCGCAACCGGACAAGACTCAGCAGACCGCTGCCCTCGGACTGCAGATTCAAAAACTTCAGGCAGAGATCACGCTTGAAAAGAACCAGCTGACCAACCGGAATGCGGAGATTGTCCAGTTGCAGGCTCGCATCAACGGCCTCGAAAGAAATGCCGATCGCATTCAGGTTCTTGAGCAAACCGTCGCCCGCCGTGACAGCGAGGCGCAGACGCTGCGCGCGCAGGTTGCCGCCGCGAACCAGGAGTTTAAACGGCTGGAGGGCCAGCTCCTGGAACGCCAACGGCTGGCAGCCGACGAACGGCGTAAGAGTCAGGACGCCGACCAGCGTTACCAGGCTGCGCAGGCACAGTTGGAACAACTTCGCACGAAGCCCGATCAGTCCGCAGCCGTGGCCACCTATGAAACGACAGTCAAGAAGCTCCAGGAAGAAATGGGCCGGGCGAAGAAAGAGATCGAGGATCGGAATAGTGGGGTCGCGCAACTCCAGCAGAAAATTGCCTCGCTTGAAGCCGACGCAGAGAAACAGGCCAAGGAGCTTCAAGCCTCGTCCATCAACGATATCGGCTTCGATGGTCCCTCGCTGGAAATCATCGATCCACCGCTCGCCAAGACCCGCGGCGTCCAGGTGACCAAGGACGAATTGGCCATTCCCGTCAGCACTGGCACTCGCAGATCCGTCACAGGTCGCGTGTTAGCTCCGGCCGGACTCCGGACGATCACGGTGAACGGGGAGAGCATGAAGGTCAACGACGACGGCGTGTTTACCGCCACCCTCCCGGTCCTTCGGTCAGGAGCCGACGAACTAGCGGTCCAGATTCTCGCCGTGGACATGCAGAACAAACGCGCGGCGTTGAAGTTCTTCTTGAAGGGGCGGGGCACGATGGTGGTCAGCGCCCGGGCCACAAAGCAGGACACGTCAGGGTTCGGACGGTATCATGCGCTCGTGATCGGCAACGACCATTATAAACATTGGCCTCAATTGATGAACGCCATCTCGGATGCCACCGCCATTGCAAAAGTTCTCAAGGAGCAATATGGCTTTCAGGTCACGCTGCTGAAGGATGCGAGTCGCGGACAGATCATGAAAGCGCTCAATCAATATCGGAAGGTTCTCACGGAGAAAGACAATCTGCTCATTTACTACGCCGGGCACGGCCATTTGGAGCAGGGGATCGACCGCGGCTATTGGATTCCAGTGGATGCGGAGATCAACGACAACTCCGAGTGGATCCTGTTACCGGGCGTGACCGATATGCTGCAACTCATCTCTGCGAAACATGTGATGGTAGTGGCGGATTCCTGCTTTGGCGGCAAGTTGACGCGGAGCTCACTGGCCCAGTTGAAGCCGGGTTTGACCGACGACGAACGGTTCGGTCTCTTGAAAACCCTCGCGCAAAAGCGCGTGCGCACCGCCATGACCTCCGGCGGCGTGAAGCCGGTGCTCGATGCCGGTGGCAGCGGCCACTCAGTCTTTGCCGATGCTTTCCTTGGTGTGCTGGAAGAGAATGCCACCGTCCTGGAAGCCGAACGCCTCTTCTGGGCCGTCCGCACCAGAGTCGTCAGTACCTCACAGAAACTCAACGCCGAGCAGGTCCCCACCTACGACCCCATTCACATGGCCGGCCATGAGAGCCTGGGCGATTTTATCTTCGTGCCAAAGGCGCTATAGATTACCGATAGCGAGAGTTGGGAAGACTCGATCGCTCTCCACGGCAAACGTGAACAATTTCCCCCTTTGAAGCGATAGGCAACCATAACGAGTCTTGATCTGCTCACTCGTCACCGGGGCTTCAGTGCCCGTCTCAATCTTGTGATCCATGATTCCAAACAACGGCGCCGGACATCTTGTGACCAAGACCAGCACGAACAGGCCTTTTGCAAACTGCGTCATCCGCGTACTCAATTCCGCCTCTTCCAGGGAAAACAGACACATGCACCGTACAGACCAAACACCTCCTGCTACAGGAACTCGGGGGGTGATCTAAGATGTTGAGTCGACTCTCAATCGAAAACCTCCCTCATGGATAGATAGAAAACTTGTTGGATCGCACGTTGCTGCCGCGAGCTCTGTCGCCGTTGCTTTCGCTCATCTCGAGGTCTACTATTTCGCCCGAAGTTGTTTCGAACTTTTTTTAACCAATGTCGACTTACCTGGTGAGAATAGTCTTGAAATTTCTCGCATGGCTTGGCTGGCATGCGATCTCTGGTGCAGGTTGGGTCTACGGATGGAGGATGCGATGAGAAGTGAATGGATCGGCTCAAATTGGAAGCGAGGGGGAGTCATCGTGGCGCTGCTCCTGTTCACGCCGGTTGGCCAGGCTGCATACGGTGAACAGACAGTACCCCCTGAGTCCGAACCGGCTACGAGCGCGGTGACGGCACCGGCTTCGACCCCGGCAGATCGTACGCTATCGGTGATTCAGTTGGACCGCCCCGTGCATTTCATGAGCCCAGAGGGTGGACCAGTGGTTATTCCGGTCGGAGCCTATACGGTGAGCGCCACCGGCGCGACAACGATGCAACTGGCTCCCGATGGAGGAGGCGCTTTCCTGATCGAGGCGCTCGTGATGCACCATCCGGATACGGTTGCCGAGCCTGTCGCCTTGTCCATTCTCGCGAAGGAGGATAGCCACCATGTCGTACTTCTCCTTCCCCAGGGGCAAGGGTTGGACGCCGTTGGTTCGTACAGCGAGATTCGGCCACGCGGATGGGACCCGACACCCGCATTGCTTGAGTTGGTCGAGAAGGCCCTCGCGCAGAAGGAGAAGCCTATCCGGAAGGCAGAAAAAAAAGGCGGCCATTAATCACTTGAATTTGTGTTTTTCTCCCTGGTCTGGCAGGCGAGTATGCTGACTCGTGTGTCCGCACCGCCAGTCAACGAGTCCGCTACTTTTTCTGATCGAGAACATCTCGTTCAATCCGCGTGAACTAATCCGCTACTCGCTTCGACGTACCGGTAAGACAGCTGGTCTCAATTGCAGTATCCGGGGCACCAAGCCGTCGGAGTTTGAGACTATGACTCTTTCCCCTTCATGCGCGAGACGATTGATGCAGATACTCTATTTCGACAAGCATGCGATTCGACCAGTGGACTCGTTCCGTCTCATGCGCCTGCACAGCGGCTGGCATGTGGTGGCCAATGGATATCTCTGTCGAGTGGCCGATGCAGAAGAAGGGCGGCGGGTGATGGCTACATTCCAGAAGCCACAAGAGCATGATGATTCGCTGCGTTGACAAGCCGAGAGTCGGCTTTTACACTTCCGCGGAAGACGGTTGAACCTCCCATGCCGGCAGTGCGACAAAGAGGCAAGCAACCTTGAGACGTGAGGTTGCACGGGCACTGGAACGTAGCTAACAAGTGTTATTCACCTCGTTCAAGGAGTCATGCCATGAACAAGAAACAGAATGATGCCGAGGCAGAATCCAGGCTCCATTCAGCACCATCACGGCGAGATTTTCTCACCCAGGCTGGATTGCTGGCTGGCGGGATGGCCCTCTTGAGCATACCCGGCTTCCGCACTATGGCGCAGGCGGTGGTCGATGCACGGGCATATTCCTCTGGAAATGTTGCGCTGGAACTCGATGGCCAGTTCGTCGATTTTCTGAAGTCGGCCGATGGAGGTTTCGCGAAAGGCGAAGTCGTGACGACGCCGATAGGTAGTACATCGCCCTTTCCGTTAAAGCATCTTGCATCGATCAAGTATCAAGACATCGTCATCCAATGTGATCCGGTGATGCCTAAACCGCTCTTTGACTGGATCGCTGCCGAACTGAACGGGTCTCATGTCAGAAAAAATGGTGCCATCATTACCGCAGACTTCAATCGCGTGGAGCGGAGCCGATTGCAATTCAACCATGCTTTGATCACGGAGATTGGCCTTCCTGCCTGCGATGCGGCTTCAAAGGATGCGGGTCTCCTGACGGTCAAGTTCGCCCCGGAATTCACCATGCCGTTGGCCGGCAAGGGTGGGAATGTGGTTGGTGCAGTCGCGTCAAAGCAGCAAAAACCCTGGATCCAGAATAATTTCAGGCTCCGAATTCAAGGCCTTGAGGATGCCTGTAAATCTGCCAGCAAGATCGAGGCGCTGGTGTTCAAGCAAATCATCGTACAGGATCAGGTGGGGGCGACACGTGACTACCAAAAGGAACCGGCCAAGATGGAATTCCCCAACCTTGTCCTGTTCCTGTCTGAATCTCAGGCCGGTCCGTTCTATGCGTGGTTCGAGGATTTTGTGGTCAAAGGCAACAACGGTCAGGATCGCGAACGGCCGGGCGTTCTGGAGCTGTTGGCACCCGATCTCAAAGAGGTCCTGCTCACCGTGAACTTCAGCAATTTAGGCATATTCGGTTTCACCCCTGACAAGCAGATGGTAGGCGGAGACGCGATCCGGCGCGTGAAAGTCGAGATGTACTGTGAGCGTCTTACATTGGCCCAAGGTGGGATCGTCAGCACGCAGCCACCACCACCGC contains:
- a CDS encoding caspase family protein, whose product is MFKGIPISFLSVAILLMVVLSACASDPPPVDSVSAVTGAVNGPGSPDAYEVVDCLLPGQIRQLGTRTTYVTERRPARTTKEDCVIRGGEYVAVDRADYQSALKVWLSEAQKGLADAQYYTATIYEKGQGTAPDYQQAAEWYRKAAEQNDKRAAIGLGRLYEQGLGVQKDPAQAFTWFAKASGLNDGALALLVHKQAPTAQATKRTRELEQALAGKDQEIKKLSGELRDVQKEVAALQTTVKERTSQMQQERTTLTQNEQRYQTLQADLALLRAQPDKTQQTAALGLQIQKLQAEITLEKNQLTNRNAEIVQLQARINGLERNADRIQVLEQTVARRDSEAQTLRAQVAAANQEFKRLEGQLLERQRLAADERRKSQDADQRYQAAQAQLEQLRTKPDQSAAVATYETTVKKLQEEMGRAKKEIEDRNSGVAQLQQKIASLEADAEKQAKELQASSINDIGFDGPSLEIIDPPLAKTRGVQVTKDELAIPVSTGTRRSVTGRVLAPAGLRTITVNGESMKVNDDGVFTATLPVLRSGADELAVQILAVDMQNKRAALKFFLKGRGTMVVSARATKQDTSGFGRYHALVIGNDHYKHWPQLMNAISDATAIAKVLKEQYGFQVTLLKDASRGQIMKALNQYRKVLTEKDNLLIYYAGHGHLEQGIDRGYWIPVDAEINDNSEWILLPGVTDMLQLISAKHVMVVADSCFGGKLTRSSLAQLKPGLTDDERFGLLKTLAQKRVRTAMTSGGVKPVLDAGGSGHSVFADAFLGVLEENATVLEAERLFWAVRTRVVSTSQKLNAEQVPTYDPIHMAGHESLGDFIFVPKAL
- a CDS encoding twin-arginine translocation signal domain-containing protein, coding for MNKKQNDAEAESRLHSAPSRRDFLTQAGLLAGGMALLSIPGFRTMAQAVVDARAYSSGNVALELDGQFVDFLKSADGGFAKGEVVTTPIGSTSPFPLKHLASIKYQDIVIQCDPVMPKPLFDWIAAELNGSHVRKNGAIITADFNRVERSRLQFNHALITEIGLPACDAASKDAGLLTVKFAPEFTMPLAGKGGNVVGAVASKQQKPWIQNNFRLRIQGLEDACKSASKIEALVFKQIIVQDQVGATRDYQKEPAKMEFPNLVLFLSESQAGPFYAWFEDFVVKGNNGQDRERPGVLELLAPDLKEVLLTVNFSNLGIFGFTPDKQMVGGDAIRRVKVEMYCERLTLAQGGIVSTQPPPPPLPMAPPPGQLVPAPGLTLPGGFTPKVMPR
- a CDS encoding autotransporter outer membrane beta-barrel domain-containing protein, which codes for MVRWIERVLLVLVAIVLMQSPAYAQTLNQQNRGLLAGNCAGLSGGGPYGANLNAICTAGGVAQGAGGGGAASVQASAASILNRSILQRLDETRDEDQSSGQKHASAMVANPFGALMPGLLGGMGMTSPSQPMGGQSGGMFGMSSERWKGLGLFASGLVESLSRNDGNFQEGYRSSILGFTVGGDYRFSRQFTAGVAYSYSNTTGDFRQGGNFSTNGSDWTFFGQYLPTDRTFVQVTGGYGRNSYLVDRRNSLTLSNIAVAGFSSSNSNSDVFRMGMVTGYDHPIGMFTVGPRLGINYSHTHIHNFEERGSTGLELKYDDQYVNSLQSVVGMQGQAAISTGMGVLVPQVNADFIHEFANSQRFLNVQYVEDLSPTPTKFRFQNDVPVRNYFNVGTGLMMVLPNGWQPFVNFRAMVGNNQFNNYAGMFGLRVEM